A region of Tigriopus californicus strain San Diego chromosome 7, Tcal_SD_v2.1, whole genome shotgun sequence DNA encodes the following proteins:
- the LOC131884324 gene encoding uncharacterized protein LOC131884324 — protein MTKSKLRLLSQKKSSKCSNQQLLAFGLAFVVIYVLCSASAQELKPDPTCVCDPLCQIYPNELQPNSCELQVPRSDCPCCRVCAGEAGEPCHPISQPCDASQGLECQPDSKTCQVGNVTVCNFEGEVHPMGHRFATSNCELMCHCMENGATVCSPMECRPGFVRSGTQDDDPFCSESSVDPDNECCSLVRCSTSPPSDLILDQKVSGTQNKFSVEEAPPSSSSSSTSSSSTSSREGFIVESTPQTGRILFPTSANEPSSPSTTTITVSETDEPITLTDLFESSTQSDQNASSGPAEPALVRPPTYQGVNLEFLQITPTSIQVQFPGITGGNLMYVEERLYRGGKSSLHSETPWENAIILEGNKIFTLTGMTPGTRYRLRWQTPDRQYPDVMVSTHSYNAKQPKVIITGKTFDSVTLSFDHFAPDDYQYGYVAMYKERKEGSRWQSQEGMGTADLNGFDLPSITIRGLEPNKKYTARIAIYEDFSLRSFGKSTGTIDFVTDLGCMHEGLSYPVGIFTLGCEATCQCNRDGSVACSDRCEPPLHRSGAWANDPLCVEQFVDGDDCCVVITCAGNAEGENPEGPCSGITCGPNAECRHEVFRGEQAAETICVCKDGFTGDPDSEVGCSTANRLGSNPSSASLGQNGTQSGCLEKGNFFTVGEEWADGCEYMCSCSEKLEVVCQPRCKPLPVATEEKCELRPDTEDECCKVMYCPDPSAIGDQDLKPVALPFDGCEFKNESYNQGERFYDGCEQQCQCMGYGDMVCLSRCPPTAPAPGQNCYTLPDASDPCCNITVCDKPILDPSQNVAKEDITIEEVLKDGSAIGSTTQVPSLEDIVTETENFDELSVTIEGITNPLKEARIVNAPEFAQLIPGLPYTGLHLGDFPNSANNGISGKIFALNETALLLQDFTYDGNGPDVVFLAQTDSSSAFPKGSTILPYPFNGEFFDYVDRNVPILGELDGSQGPIILPLPPKATVDQLQKLSIWSKALNQSLEDAIWVQSHGVHSDSPSTTEIAVEESVHSQEIHLESSEVTIPPPSPSSVCLFKNEAHELGSEFHDGCDAFCMCAPNGEVICHKIKCPSKFGLDVINPFCLEWDEHKDFVPLAPMCCPPVPVCKNDGSCLYQGQKFNNYDNIPANMTGCEDRCYCENSEVLCQKACYDLEPNPPNYLSCNSAIAIKIPQEERPCCLQWGCPDLADLPKKLDSVETEALNSTSLMFNLKVPRILDGMMGYYEIFYTSGFNGHPDPNQWPKTIITPPGGKLMVSDNEEASLILSELLPNQQYFLRVDVHVRKDDEPGEIIISSDVKSAKTLPVEVVEPETSIVPINVDLAIKDITSGSAFVSWRIFSAEEKKSIDGVQIRFVILNGDGSPGSGVPGTSPFIHRDTNFFSLEDLKSDTEYEIDLYIIPMPKSKKEFISEKSQVFRTEKPELDPYQFTVHLNPGRVSGNSLELVWSGIPSPHQKYVNLYRILYAEDAGEPHHPHLNAVETQSVFKIAKIDANKSVVLSNLKPETKYQVWLEAYLRNGKVFQSNVVDLKTTNEADPREMASPSRGSSSSTSPGNSSNSLDGDSYYNAMVVAAIVAAFALLALFVVTALYLKRTTTYKAIISGHGGKGHSSVATNDRPSKARRAQNMENGNSFEMNGVNGSSKKV, from the exons tGGGCAATGTGACCGTTTGTAACTTTGAGGGAGAAGTTCACCCCATGGGTCACAGGTTTGCCACTTCGAACTGCGAATTGATGTGCCATTGTATGGAGAATGGAGCCACGGTCTGCTCGCCGATGGAATGCAGACCAGGATTCGTCAGGTCCG GAACACAAGACGACGATCCGTTTTGTTCAGAGTCATCTGTGGATCCGGATAATGAGTGTTGTTCTTTGGTGCGTTGTTCCACCTCACCCCCGTCAGATTTGATCTTAGACCAGAAGGTCTCGGGAACCCAGAACAAATTTTCCGTTGAAGAGGCCCCAccttcatcgtcatcgtcatcgacgtcgtcgtcgtccacTTCCTCCCGAGAAGGATTCATCGTTGAATCAACTCCTCAGACCG GTCGGATTTTGTTTCCAACGTCTGCCAATGAACCGTCATCACCTTCAACCACAACTATCACAGTGTCAGAGACTGACGAGCCCATCACCCTAACCGACTTGTTCGAGTCGTCGACCCAATCGGATCAGAATGCATCCTCTGGTCCCGCGGAACCTGCGTTGGTGCGACCCCCGACATACCAAGGTGTCAACCTGGAGTTCCTCCAGATTACGCCCACCTcgatccaagtccaattcCCTGGGATCACGGGCGGTAATCTCATGTATGTCGAGGAACGGCTCTATCGCGGTGGAAAATCCAGCCTTCACTCAGAGACTCCGTGGGAGAACGCGATCATCTTGGAAGGCAACAAGATCTTCACCCTCACGGGCATGACTCCTGGCACCAGATATCGCTTGCGTTGGCAGACCCCCGATCGTCAATACCCGGATGTGATGGTGTCAACCCATT CTTACAATGCCAAACAACCCAAAGTGATTATCACCGGCAAGACCTTCGACAGTGTGACTCTGTCGTTCGACCATTTCGCTCCGGATGACTACCAATATGGTTATGTTGCCATG TACAAGGAGAGGAAAGAAGGGAGTCGTTGGCAAAGCCAAGAGGGAATGGGGACGGCGGATTTGAATGGTTTCGACCTTCCTTCAATAACCATTCGAGGTCTTGAACCCAACAAGAAGTATACAGCCAGGATTGCCATCTACGAAGATTTCTCCCTCCGAAGCTTTGGCAAATCCACGGGAACCATCGATTTTGTCACAGATT TGGGATGCATGCACGAGGGATTAAGTTATCCGGTGGGAATCTTTACTTTGGGTTGTGAAGCCACATGTCAATGCAATCGAGATGGCTCTGTGGCTTGTAGTGATCGTTGTGAACCTCCTCTCCATCGATCCGGAGCTTGGGCCAATGATCCACTCTGTGTGGAACAATTCGTGGATGGGGATGACTGCTGTGTGGTGATCACTTGCGCCGGGAACGCTGAGGGCGAGAACCCCGAAGGTCCTTGTAGTGGAATCACA TGTGGTCCAAATGCCGAATGCCGCCATGAAGTATTTCGAGGGGAGCAAGCGGCCGAAACCATTTGCGTTTGCAAAGATGGCTTCACCGGGGACCCCGATAGTGAAGTGGGCTGCTCGACGGCCAACAGGCTCGGTTCAAATCCCTCCTCCGCCTCTCTTGGACAGAATGGGACCCAATCGGGTTGTCTCGAAAAAGGCAACTTCTTCACCGTGGGCGAGGAATGGGCCGATGGTTGCGAGTACATGTGCTCGTGCTCCGAAAAACTGGAGGTGGTTTGCCAACCAAGGTGTAAACCATTGCCTGTGGCCACCGAGGAGAAATGTGAACTTCGACCTGACACCGAGGACGAATGTTGTAAGGTCATGTATTGTCCGGATCCCAGTGCGATTGGGGATCAAGATCTAAAACCAGTGGCTTTGCCATTTGATGGTTGTGAGTTCAAGAATGAGTCCTACAACCAAGGCGAGCGGTTCTATGATGGATGTGAGCAGCAGTGTCAGTGCATGGGTTACGGGGATATGGTTTGTTTGTCCCGATGCCCGCCCACGGCTCCGGCTCCCGGGCAAAATTGTTACACTCTTCCGGATGCTTCCGACCCTTGTTGCAATATCACTGTGTGCGACAAGCCCATTTTGGACCCATCCCAAAATGTGGCCAAAGAGGATATCACCATTGAAGAGGTGTTGAAAGACGGGAGTGCAATTGGTTCTACCACTCAAGTTCCATCATTAGAGGACATTGTGACTGAGACAGAGAACTTCGATGAACTGTCCGTCACAATTGAGGGAATCACCAATCCACTCAAGGAAGCTCGAATTGTGAACGCCCCCGAATTTGCCCAACTCATCCCAG GACTCCCTTACACGGGTCTCCACTTGGGGGACTTCCCAAACTCTGCCAATAACGGAATTTCTGGGAAGATTTTCGCCCTCAACGAGACGGCTTTGTTGCTCCAGGACTTTACATATGATGGGAACGGTCCGGATGTGGTCTTTTTGGCTCAGACAGATTCATCTAGTGCCTTTCCAAAGGGATCGACTATTCTGCCATACCCGTTCAACGGGGAGTTTTTCGACTACGTTGACCGGAACGTCCCTATTTTGGGCGAGTTGGATGGAAGCCAGGGGCCCATTATTCTTCCCTTACCCCCGAAAGCAACCGTTGACCAACTGCAGAAACTGTCCATTTGGTCCAAGGCTTTGAATCAAAGTCTTGAGGACGCCATCTGGGTCCAGAGTCACGGTGTCCATTCTGACAGTCCGTCAACCACTGAGATCGCTGTGGAGGAGTCGGTACATTCTCAGGAAATCCACTTAG AATCCTCGGAGGTCACCATTCCGCCTCCTTCTCCATCATCCGTGTGTCTGTTCAAGAATGAGGCCCATGAGTTGGGCTCTGAATTCCATGATGGCTGCGATGCGTTTTGCATGTGCGCACCCAACGGAGAAGTCATTTGCCATAAGATCAAATGTCCCTCCAAATTTGGATTGGATGTGATCAAcccgttttgtttggaatGGGACGAGCACAAAGACTTTGTTCCATTGGCTCCAATGTGCTGCCCGCCAGTTCCGGTTTGCAAGAACGACGGATCCTGTTTGTACCAAGGACAGAA ATTCAACAACTACGATAATATCCCAGCAAATATGACTGGTTGCGAGGATCGATGTTATTGCGAAAATAGCGAAGTGCTTTGCCAAAAGGCATGTTACGACCTCGAGCCCAACCCcccgaattatttgtcgtgcAATTCAGCCATCGCCATTAAAATTCCTCAAGAGGAACGCCCGTGTTGCCTTCAATGGGGAT GTCCAGATTTGGCAGACCTACCGAAGAAATTGGACTCGGTGGAAACTGAAGCTCTTAATTCCACCTCGTTGATGTTTAATTTGAAGGTACCGAGGATCCTAGATGGCATGATGGGTTACTATGAGATTTTCTACACCTCTGGATTCAA TGGTCATCCGGATCCAAATCAATGGCCCAAGACTATAATAACTCCCCCCGGAGGTAAATTAATGGTTTCGGACAACGAAGAAGCCAGTTTGATATTGTCTGAGCTCTTGCCCAATCAGCAATATTTCCTACGAGTTGATGTCCATGTCCGCAAAGATGATGAACCTGGAGAG aTAATAATTTCAAGCGATGTCAAATCGGCCAAAACACTGCCCGTGGAAGTCGTGGAACCTGAGACATCTATTGTTCCCATAAATGTTGATTTAGCTATTAAGGACATCACCTCTGGCTCCGCTTTCGTATCGTGGAGAATTTTCTCTGCCGAGGAGAAGAAATCGATCGATGGCGTGCAAATCAG GTTTGTGATCTTGAATGGCGATGGTTCCCCAGGATCTGGAGTTCCTGGAACTTCACCCTTCATCCACAGGGACACGAACTTCTTCTCCTTGGAGGATTTGAAATCAGACACAGAATACGAAATTGATCTTTATATCATACCAATGCCCAAGAGTAAAAAGGAATTTATCTCGGAGAAGAGCCAGGTTTTCCGAACCGAGAAGCCCGAACTCG ATCCTTATCAATTCACGGTCCATCTGAACCCTGGCCGAGTGAGTGGGAATTCGCTCGAACTGGTTTGGTCGGGAATTCCGAGCCCACACCAGAAGTATGTCAATTTGTACCGTATTCTGTACGCCGAGGACGCGGGTGAGCCGCATCACCCGCACTTGAATGCGGTCGAGACGCAATCCGTTTTTAAGATTGCCAAGATTGACGCTAACAAGTCGGTTGTATTGTCGAATCTGAAACCCGAGACAAA GTACCAAGTTTGGTTGGAGGCATATCTTCGAAACGGCAAAGTGTTTCAGTCCAATGTAGTGGATCTTAAAACCACTAATGAAGCGGATCCAAGAG AAATGGCCTCTCCCAGCCGAGGATCTTCTTCATCAACCTCGCCAGGAAATAGCTCGAATTCCTTGGACGGCGATTCCTACTACAATGCAATGGTCGTGGCCGCCATCGTAGCGGCCTTTGCTCTCCTGGCCTTATTCGTTGTCACAGCCTTATATTTAAAGAGAACTACGACTTATAAGGCCATCATATCAGGTCACGGTGGCAAAGGCCATTCTTCCGTAGCTACGAATGATCGTCCGTCGAAG gCTCGAAGGGCACAGAACATGGAGAATGGAAATAGCTTCGAAATGAACGGAGTCAATGGAAGCAGTAAGAAGGTGTAG